From the Hornefia porci genome, the window TATACCTCTGATTATACTGCGAAAACGGCTGTCATCACATTTGATTCCGACGGAGGCTCTAAAATCGCCGCCGTGACGGTCGCAAAGGGCAAAAGATCGCCGCACCGGCAGCGCCGGAAAAAGACGGATACAATTTCGCCGGCTGGTATGATTCTGCAGGAAACAAATTCGATTTCAATACGATAATCGAGGACGACCTGACGCTGAAGGCCGCATGGAGCAAAAAGGACGCTGTAAAACCCAATCCGGAAGAAACCGCAGAAAAGCCTCTGCTTCAGGCCAGATCCCTCAGTCAGACGAAAAATCACTCCGTCTCCAATGGAAGAAAATCTCCGGAGCGGCCAGCTATACTGTCTACGCAAGCAGATGTGACGGGAAGAAAAACTACAAAAAAGTCACCTCTACAAGAGGTCTGAAAACGACTGTCAGCCGGATTTCCGGAAAGAAACTCAGAAAAGGCACTTACTATAAGATGTACGTTGTCGCAAAGGACAGCCGCGGCAGGATTCTCTCAAAATCGCTGACTGTTCATGTCACAACAGACGGAGGCAAGTATACCAATCCCGGAAAGCTCTCCCTGCAGAACGCCTCCGCAATCAGAAAAAAACTGAAGTCCATGAAGCCCGGACAGACCTGCAAGGTCAGCACGAGGCAGACACTTCAGTCGAAAAAACTGAAATTCCGGAAGCATCGCGGAGTGGTGTACGAATCCTCTGACCCGTCGGTCGCAACAGTAAGCTCCTCCGGGAAGATCAGAGCTGTGAAAGCCGGCTCCTGCTCGGTCTACGCTTATGCGCAGAACGGAGTTTACGTCAGAGTCACTGTCACTGTCAGG encodes:
- a CDS encoding Ig-like domain-containing protein yields the protein MEQKGRCKTQSGRNRRKASASGQIPQSDEKSLRLQWKKISGAASYTVYASRCDGKKNYKKVTSTRGLKTTVSRISGKKLRKGTYYKMYVVAKDSRGRILSKSLTVHVTTDGGKYTNPGKLSLQNASAIRKKLKSMKPGQTCKVSTRQTLQSKKLKFRKHRGVVYESSDPSVATVSSSGKIRAVKAGSCSVYAYAQNGVYVRVTVTVR